One genomic segment of Brevibacillus laterosporus LMG 15441 includes these proteins:
- a CDS encoding AzlD domain-containing protein, with product MEVRWEVFLIILGSAFVTFIPRVVPLMVLSRFELPEWGMRWLNYVPISVIAALIGQEIFIHDGKIASLTNNIEFLAAIPTFYIAIKTRSLLGTVLGGIISIIILRFLFQI from the coding sequence ATGGAAGTAAGATGGGAAGTTTTTTTGATTATTCTAGGGTCAGCTTTTGTAACGTTCATTCCAAGGGTCGTTCCCCTCATGGTACTAAGTCGTTTCGAATTACCAGAATGGGGAATGCGATGGTTAAATTATGTCCCCATTTCTGTTATAGCTGCTTTGATTGGTCAAGAGATATTTATACATGATGGAAAGATTGCATCCCTTACAAATAACATTGAATTTTTAGCAGCCATACCGACTTTTTATATTGCGATAAAAACACGTAGTTTACTGGGAACCGTACTGGGAGGTATTATTTCCATTATAATTTTACGCTTTTTGTTTCAAATCTAA
- a CDS encoding AzlC family ABC transporter permease, with amino-acid sequence MSLSNVQMNSSQRYEDSFIKGVKDCIPTLLGYLSIGIAAGVIQKAAGLSIAEIALISLILYAGSAQFIAAGMMATGSSLTAIIITILFVNLRHILLSAALAPYFRHLSPLRNMLVGSLLTDETFGVAISETAKKNQISEKWMHGLNITAYLNWFVANLAGAFLAQWISNPEKFGLGFALPAMFIGILILTMLGRSKIKLDIVVAIIAVVIAVGSTFLLSSSMGVIVATIIASTIGMVVEKWK; translated from the coding sequence ATGAGCCTATCGAACGTCCAAATGAATTCGTCTCAGAGGTATGAAGATAGCTTTATCAAAGGAGTAAAAGATTGTATCCCTACATTACTGGGTTATTTAAGTATCGGAATAGCTGCTGGTGTTATTCAAAAGGCTGCAGGACTTAGCATAGCTGAGATAGCTCTGATCAGTTTAATTCTCTATGCTGGCTCAGCTCAGTTTATTGCTGCAGGAATGATGGCAACAGGTAGTTCTCTTACTGCCATTATTATTACTATTTTATTTGTTAATCTTCGTCATATTTTACTTAGTGCAGCCCTAGCACCTTATTTTCGGCATCTTTCTCCACTTAGGAACATGCTAGTAGGTTCTCTCCTCACCGATGAGACATTCGGTGTCGCTATTAGTGAGACTGCGAAAAAAAACCAAATCAGTGAAAAATGGATGCATGGCCTCAACATAACAGCTTATCTAAATTGGTTTGTTGCTAATTTAGCAGGAGCATTTTTGGCGCAATGGATTTCAAATCCTGAAAAATTCGGTCTAGGATTTGCCTTGCCAGCCATGTTTATTGGAATTCTTATACTAACAATGTTAGGACGAAGTAAAATCAAACTTGATATAGTTGTCGCAATTATAGCAGTTGTCATTGCTGTGGGAAGTACTTTCTTGTTGTCCAGCAGTATGGGTGTTATTGTTGCTACAATTATTGCTTCAACAATAGGAATGGTGGTGGAAAAATGGAAGTAA
- a CDS encoding TrmB family transcriptional regulator, translated as MEELYKELQKWGFSQYECKAYIGLLKNYPITGYEISKRSSVPRSTIYEVLAKLIDKGAVYVVPSDPVTYAPLPAKELIRRLRNNFENSMDYLEKNLSALESEQEVDVIRRISSDEYVDAEMIDMIDKAEEELWLSIWEPQVSCIKSAIDRRVNDEIHVFSILFGAPEIQLGVTTHHNYMAPEVAEERMNGRLTIVARDNKEVLIANFSPNTPAWAIKTEDPALVLIAMEYIRHDIMFSELVKEIGPEKTEALWKNDPNLFHVVTGKRFK; from the coding sequence ATGGAAGAACTCTACAAAGAACTTCAGAAATGGGGCTTTTCGCAATATGAATGTAAAGCATATATCGGACTTTTAAAAAATTACCCCATAACAGGATATGAAATAAGTAAAAGATCAAGTGTACCTCGTTCAACGATCTATGAAGTATTGGCAAAATTAATAGATAAAGGTGCGGTTTATGTAGTACCTTCTGACCCTGTGACCTATGCACCCTTACCAGCAAAAGAATTAATCCGCCGATTGCGTAATAACTTCGAAAATTCTATGGATTATCTTGAAAAGAATTTATCTGCTTTAGAAAGTGAACAGGAAGTAGATGTCATTCGACGCATCAGCAGTGATGAATATGTTGATGCCGAAATGATTGACATGATAGATAAAGCAGAAGAAGAACTATGGTTGTCGATTTGGGAACCACAGGTCTCTTGTATAAAAAGTGCTATAGATAGGCGTGTAAATGATGAAATCCATGTTTTTTCTATTCTTTTTGGAGCACCTGAGATTCAGCTTGGTGTAACTACTCACCACAATTACATGGCTCCAGAAGTAGCTGAGGAACGTATGAATGGTCGATTAACGATTGTTGCGCGCGACAATAAAGAAGTATTAATTGCAAATTTTTCTCCAAATACACCTGCATGGGCGATAAAAACAGAAGATCCAGCACTTGTATTAATCGCAATGGAATACATCAGGCATGACATTATGTTTTCAGAATTAGTTAAAGAAATTGGTCCAGAGAAAACAGAAGCTCTCTGGAAAAACGACCCTAACCTATTTCATGTTGTTACTGGAAAACGGTTCAAATAA
- a CDS encoding CBO0543 family protein — MGRSIINTVKHWRKSNLRSWPKQPSFREKLKSYVPTMIFVSWLGTYLDLIFVEKQLYSFPVRPFSDIFKINIMFTLCILPIVTAIFLHCLQSMNSWQRKGLILFSGIIAAGIEQISEQLGWFAHSSEWQHFYSFFGYILFMWLVWKFHLWITHLSEEAP; from the coding sequence ATGGGGAGATCTATCATAAATACTGTAAAACACTGGAGAAAATCGAACTTGCGGTCATGGCCAAAACAGCCATCTTTTAGAGAGAAACTTAAATCTTATGTTCCAACAATGATATTTGTTTCTTGGTTGGGAACTTATCTGGATCTCATCTTCGTGGAGAAGCAATTGTATTCTTTTCCAGTGCGGCCGTTTTCCGATATTTTTAAAATCAATATTATGTTTACTCTGTGTATATTGCCGATTGTTACAGCTATCTTTCTACATTGCTTGCAGTCGATGAACTCATGGCAAAGAAAGGGACTCATCCTGTTTTCCGGCATAATAGCGGCAGGAATTGAACAGATATCGGAACAACTGGGATGGTTTGCCCACAGCAGCGAATGGCAGCATTTTTATTCCTTTTTCGGTTATATCTTATTTATGTGGCTTGTTTGGAAATTTCATCTATGGATCACTCATTTATCAGAAGAAGCCCCTTAA
- a CDS encoding DUF2515 domain-containing protein: MGIRILKKNFDWFKQSQFPPLLKINKELKKRLKEVNKPLMKEAELPEQDQILIRQIKESTRRLNLNNVTRTTAYFDYYRKHPEIHWALLGHMVSRNGGWNMTDLKGELLSKLLSDSEQKDYFLFLERGNWLIFQDVYPQLLLYEESLKRETSLFYLLSFFHVSIFMEVMWDHFWKNGDRYLLAIALVINEQSYLEKRVIQNPHYQKTVLETKEFKVQDLLSLNQILFPCCNNMNKVPGQVPDLIGQTLHHFASLQERILLGKRLYSVLFGSSEILQGVINWAADHPHTGSRKDYWPHLFNDVNESVPSTPRTPYKRRTDDCQLKAGANRLFSPKLQYAWKNIEHGEAEIEDWFEDWQILTYFINQEKNVNGEIYHKYCKTLEKIELAVMAKTAIF; encoded by the coding sequence ATGGGAATCCGGATTCTGAAGAAGAATTTTGACTGGTTTAAACAAAGTCAATTTCCGCCTCTTCTTAAAATAAACAAAGAATTGAAGAAGAGATTGAAAGAAGTCAACAAGCCTCTCATGAAAGAAGCGGAATTACCCGAACAAGATCAAATATTGATTCGTCAAATTAAAGAATCCACACGCCGGCTAAACTTGAACAATGTAACGCGGACTACGGCGTATTTTGACTACTATCGAAAACATCCAGAGATACACTGGGCCTTGTTGGGTCACATGGTGTCGCGAAATGGCGGCTGGAATATGACGGATTTGAAGGGAGAGCTTCTGTCCAAATTACTTTCCGACTCGGAACAGAAGGATTATTTTCTGTTTCTGGAGCGCGGCAATTGGTTGATTTTCCAAGATGTCTATCCTCAATTACTGCTGTATGAGGAAAGTTTGAAAAGAGAGACGAGCTTGTTCTATCTGCTTTCTTTTTTTCATGTATCCATCTTTATGGAGGTTATGTGGGATCATTTCTGGAAGAATGGAGACCGCTATCTTCTGGCGATTGCCCTAGTCATCAACGAGCAGAGCTATCTGGAAAAAAGGGTGATTCAGAATCCCCATTATCAAAAAACGGTTCTGGAAACGAAAGAGTTCAAAGTTCAGGATTTATTGAGTTTAAATCAAATTCTTTTCCCATGTTGTAACAATATGAACAAGGTTCCCGGGCAGGTACCTGACCTTATCGGACAAACGCTTCATCATTTTGCTTCCCTTCAAGAACGCATATTATTGGGTAAACGATTATATTCAGTGCTTTTTGGCTCTTCTGAAATTCTACAGGGCGTAATAAACTGGGCGGCGGATCATCCGCATACGGGTTCCCGTAAAGATTACTGGCCCCATCTGTTTAACGACGTAAACGAATCTGTGCCATCTACGCCTAGAACTCCCTATAAGAGGCGAACGGATGATTGTCAATTGAAAGCTGGAGCTAATCGATTATTCAGCCCAAAATTACAGTACGCTTGGAAAAATATAGAGCATGGTGAAGCGGAAATCGAGGATTGGTTTGAGGATTGGCAAATCTTAACCTACTTTATCAATCAAGAAAAAAATGTAAATGGGGAGATCTATCATAAATACTGTAAAACACTGGAGAAAATCGAACTTGCGGTCATGGCCAAAACAGCCATCTTTTAG